ATAATTGCCCGTTCTTTTGCAAATCCCTAACTAGAGAGCTAACTCAAAACTTTCGTAATTGCCATATCAACCACCACGTGCCATACTTCAGCTCTGACATTTGGACTAAAGATGTTCCCGCTTCTTGAGTTTAGGATTTCAAATGCACGGTTTACAAGTTTACGGACTAAACTATTCACATCTACAAAGTAACATTTcaaatactacctccgttccataattcttgtcaaaatattacatgtatctagacgctttttaggaataggcacatccatttttgggcaaatttgagacaataattatgaaacggagggagtattatttacTAACACACCATCATTTCATTGTTATAACATTGAAATTCTCATTAACACATCAGCATTTCATTATTGTACTATTAACATTTCATAAAGTGCTATATTTTCACTTTATCGTTGAAATTTTCATTAACACATGTGTGATTCATGGCCACTTTCTTATGATTGGTTGAAGTGACCCCGATATGTACGAAGAGTCAAAATTGAGCtttaagtgatttttttttactagggCTGAGACCTACAGTTGACCCAATTTCGGTATCAATGCATGCAATTTCATTACAATGTCAACCTCATATCGATTAGATAGTATTATTGGGGAGGCACAAAGGCATGTAAATCAATGACATCGGAAGGTCTAAATCAAATTGTGCCAAAATGATCTTTTGTTAGTGGCTTGGTTTCCGAAGTGCTCAAGGGAAAAGTATGCATCTACCTCACAACTAACCTAAACCCCACCCACGTGCCCAACATCTCAAAAACTCATCTTTACAGGCTCTAAGCATGGTTTTAAATAGCACGCTATTTCCTCGATGCTATAGCATATCTGAAGACCCGACGGTACGTTTAAGCAATTTTTCTCGCTATGCCGCTATTCTCGGTTAGCACGCTAAATGGTGCTAAACGCCATTTGCTATAACGTCGCTAAATATTTTAGcatccaaaatccaaatagtATCACGTCGGCCTAAAGACCAGGCTCAAAATCTCTCGGTCTCAGTCTCGCAGACCTAACCGGCTCAACCATCAGAGCGGAGGCGGCAGATCCTCCAGCTCGTGACCGGCAGAGGTGGCGACGACTCCTTCCTCCATCTCGCAACAGGCCACCTTTCCTCCAGCTCGCGACCAGCAGTGACGCCTCCGGTACTTCAATCATGTCTCGTATCTTTCTTTATGTTCATGGATTTGATCTTGTAAATGATTGGAGAGTTTTTTAATATGTTGTTATGCTAAAACCTTTAATTTTgggttattttttttgcaaaacgcTATTTGGCGCGCTATAGCACGCTATAGCGTCTATACCATCTGGAGTAGACCGGCGCTAATTGTCATAGATTTAAAACCATGGCTCTAAGGCTATCTCCAAGGGCACCCCTCGTATGCCCTCTATTTGTTCATTTGGAGGTCGCTGAACAACAATGCAACCCAACAAGGATTTTCATTTGTTCAAAAGTAGTCCACCTTCCCCatttatttctcaaatttcGGGAGAGAATAAGAGGCCCTCATTTATGCAAAACTTGTCCAATTGTCCTTTTGATCCACATGTCAAACACTCATGAGAAGAATAGACTGGAGTTCTTATTGgacaacatgattttttttcacccCTATTTGTGTAAACACCATAAATGGACAAATGCCGAGAATAATTGGGAACTCACCCTTGAAGATGCCGTAACACCTGGATACACGAGTCACTTCGGTCAAGCAAGTGCTCACATTGAAATAATGACAATAAAATTTATTAAAGTTATAATAAAATTTATTAAAATGTTAATGATATATTAGTAATGGAATGACTATGTGATAACGAGAAAATAAAGGACACCACAACTTAACGAAGTTCTGACAATAAAGATCGATTCTACTACATCTTTGAATGCCCATCTCGTGAAAAAAAAGCTGTCACCGTAGGTGTCCTCGGATGAAAACACACACGTGAGGTCAAACCACAAATCTCGAATCAAATCACTGATCAATTCAGCATCCAAAGAACCGAGTTGACAAGATGCCATAAGTTTCCCTTTGAAGAGCACACCACATTACCATAAACTACAACGTTAACCCAGCATCATCACCTTGTTGCCCTAAAGGTAAAGCAAGAATCTTGTCTGAATCCCACAGGAAATAACTAAACAGAGATGCTCTTTCTGAAGAGAAATGCTCATTTCTGAAAGGTGAGAAACAGAAAGGGCTTTTGATTCCGACAAGGAGGCGCAGAAAGCAAAACGTGAGCTAAAGGCAAAGCGCAGCGCTGTTCCTTGCTCGCTTGCTCATTTATCTAttgttattttatttgtatCAGTTCTCGGTTTCGTCCCGCTGCCTGCGGCTGCCACACAAGCAAACAAGCAAGCGGGGCGGTCGGGCTGGGCAGCAATAATGCGCACAGGAGCGGCAGTAATGGCCGCGTGGTGCCACCACTGCCACTGCCAATAGCAGCGGCATTGCTGCGCTGCTGATGCTTCGAGCCCACACACCTCCCGGTTCCTTGCTCCCTCCCTTCCCCGCGAGCCTCCGAAATCTCGGCCCTCGGCGGCCCCGTTTCCGCCGGCTTCCGTTGGCCGCCGTGATCCGGTGATGCGCTTGTCCTCCGCCCATGTTGTTGGCGATTTCCTTATCCCTTCctgtgaggttatgcgagtctGCGCTCGCGCTGACGAAGATTTTCTGGCATCTGGGTGGCagttgcagacttgcagttGCGGCGAGGGGAGGTGACGCGGCGGCACCATGAGGTGGCTCAAATCGTTGGTTGGGCTGAGGAAGGTGGAGAGGCAGCAGCGTCGCGAGGCGGATGGAGACGTCGAGCAAAAGGTGCGGGCTCTACCTCTACCTGTGATTCTGCGCTGCTTTTTGGTTTCATTTTGGGGTTCCTTTTGGTCTTTAAATTAGTGGATTTGGGTCCACTGATTTTGCCCGGTGGGTAGAACTGATGTGGAAGGATGATATTCGTGTCAAAATCAACAGTAATTTGATATATCGTGATGATTCACCCTTCACTAACTCAAGCTTGGAGATGGTACTTGTGTATGCATTGCTCTGTATAAGTTTCGATACCTGTTGCAGATCTGGGTGATAATATTAATATCCCGGTCATATTCTCTGGCTCTGCACCACTGACATGATTGGATTTTCAGGTGGTCAATTTCCCTTAATCTGTTGCTATGTAGACACAAAAACTTCGAATTGTTTAAGATAGATCATGGATGGATGTATTATAGTATTGTTATACCTTCCCTGATGATAAACACACGGGGAGACCATGTATTTTCTGCCACGCTGATGTGCTATGAGCATTTCCGTGTTTACTTATACCTTCTGAATTGGGAAAATTGCAGAAAGGGGATGTCTACCAGTTTCAGTGGCAGGATCAGCATTTCCAGGATAACGGTAGCCTTGTTATACCAGAAGAGTTTCCTGATGGAAATGGTCCATCAGAAGGCGATTGTGATGCGCCTTCGTGCTCAGGACCCGGATTCAGCTCGCTTAGTATGCCACTGCCTCAAACTGAAGAAGAGCTCAAAGAGATCTGGGCTGCTACAATTATTCAGACTGTGTTTAGAGCCTTCCTGGTATTTATGTTTCCTCTGTCGATTTATTCATTTTTCTAGTACGTTCAACTGCTGCTGAAAATTCTAAGCTCCAATCTCCAAGTAAACCTGCATCTTCATGTGTTTTGTTATATTCGAATGTCTTAATATCCATTTTGTATATAGAACCTGACTTTGTGCAGTCACTATGATGTACTGCGGTTGTCTTAACTCTTAACTTTCACGTGGTTTCAAATTCCAATAACTATAACACGCAGAACGATTATCCTATGCGATGATTATGCGGCATTTATTTTAGGACTATAGTTTGAGGTTTCagtgtttctttttctcaaatttgcgTGCTTGTAGTTGGTAAAATAAAGTTTATCTTGCTTGGTGTAAAAGTAAAACACTTCATAATTTGGAAATGTTACACATGTGTAGTTTATGTCCATCCACATTGGTACTGTGCAACAATGGTCAGAAATCATAGGCTGGTTATTCAAGTATTAGTCCAAATCAAAATATTCTACTGACTAGCGTAAAAATGAAGCAAGTTTATATTGGAACAAAAGAGAGGCTGGAATGGATTCATGAATCTGCCATGATtgctcaaaatatttatttccttATATAGTACTACAGTAAGTTAACTCACGGTCCTTTTCAGGCTAGGAGAGCCCGTCGAGCTTTAAAAGGACTGGTTAGGCTACAAGCCCTTGTAAGGGGTCATATAGTGAGAAAGCAAGCTGCAATAACACTCCGATGTATGCAAGCTTTGGTCAGGGTACAAGCCCGTGTTAGAGCAAGGCGAGTTCGTGTGGCCTTGGAAAACCAGTCAGATCAACAAGATAATGTAGAAGAGCAAGCGGATGATGCACATGTTCGAGAAATTGAGGTAAGCTGCATGACAATCTGCGAAATTCGGGGTCATAATTTGCAACACATCCTGTTAGAAGTTTCATAAGTTCCCATTAGAATTATGTTTTACCTTATCAGGAAATACATAGTGTGATAGTGCAGTCATTTGGCTTGAGTTGTTAACTTCCATTATTGCTTTACTTAATATGCAGGATGGGTGGTGTGATAGTATAGGGTCTGTGGAAGATATTCAAGCAAAACTGTTAAAGAGGCAGGAAGCAGCGGCCAAGCGTGAGCGAGCTATGGCCTACGCTCTTTCTCACCAGGTAACTTCATCAAACATTTTACATTAAGACATTACTCAACTATTATGCTGATAATAGTATGATATTTGAACCATGGATCTGAGTGAGTTATCATACTGCACCAATAAACGTCTTGCTCTGAACGTAGTACAGCATCTGGATATCTTCATGGTCATTTGGGGAGCTTGGTAGCTTGCTATTTTTGTGTAATTGAATGTGCTGTAATCTAGTCTTCAGTTTCTCAGCAACTATGGTTGCTCTTGTGGCATTCTGAGTGTTTCTTCCATGAATAACAGTCGAAATTATCCTTCTTTCCTTCCCTCGGAGTGAGCCTATTATCTGGCTGTTCATGTTTTCCTCATTATTGTGCTCCTATTGAATGGCTCTTATCTGTAATTGTATGATGTAGCTAATATCAGACCACTATTcaaatagaaaaggaaaacatgtATGCTTCAGTATTCCATCTGAAGGAGAGGTACATCCAATCTTCATAAATACAATTATCACCCATGCTGACTGTTTAAGATGACCGAGCTTCAGCATGTAGCAATTTTGGACACACATTAGCCTACCCTGTTGATGTTTGGCATACTTGCACACACTTGTGCAGGCGTACTTCAGTTGCTGATTGAACAGTGTATGAATAGGAGGGAAGCCTTTTAAAGCCCCAACACCTGaactttcctttttctcctttcGCAGTGGCAAGCAGGTTCAAGGCAACATGCAGCCATTACATCATATGAATTAGACAAGAACAGCTGGGGCTGGAATTGGCTAGAGAGATGGATGGCTGTTCGTCCTTGGGAGAGTCGGTTCCTGGGCACTTATGCAGCAGATGGAATTGCAATCGATACTGGAGCACAACACAGCGAGGGTATTGCAACCAAGGCTCCATACAAGAAACCTGTCAAGAAGCTGGCTTCAACTCTTCATCCAAACATGTTAAACCAGAAGGCCCGCCAGTCGAACTCAGAGGGAGGCTCCTCATGTAACCAGTCTGGTGGTTCGGCATCAGTTAAATCGAAACTGAAATTGCTACCCAGAGATGTTTCTGATGAAATTCCATCCGGTCCTTCAGGACTTGGTGTTAGGTGCATTAGTAATCCTAAAGAGAGGACCCGGCATTTAGATTTTAAGGGCAATAAGAGGTTCTCCTTGCCTGTGACTGGTAAGTCCAAACCTTGCATCAGCTGCATCTAGTGATTTTAGGACTtcttcatttgtttttctgaTAACCGGCATGAGCTTCTTTTAGCAGAAGCTGTTGCAAGATATTTATTTTGTCTCCTGCATCTACCAACACACAACAATCCAGAAGTTATAGTTTTATACTAGAAACTATCTGTTTCCTTCTTCAACTTGCTGACCTGAGATTTCTGCATCAAAATTTCTTTTCCAAGACGATGCATTGATTAAGTACGGAGATTTCTGCATCACCATTTACACAGCCGCTCAAAAGTTTCAGATTAACTCATTTGCTATTGACAATGAGCAGGTGTGGAAGCCGGCACACGCCTCACGAATAAACCTGCGGTTAACCGATCCCTCAAGGCTACCAAAGATCATGCCAGCTCCGTTCATCGGTTGCCCAAGACGGTTGAGCTGCAGACTTGACAAGCCATCCGGACCATCCGGCCTTCGCGGCCAGCTGCCAGCCATGGGGGCTGCACCATGGCACTCGATACATTGGCCACCTCATGAGAGGTTAATATTGCCTGTATTTTTAGCTAGAACCAAGTATGGAGTAACATTTTCTGAAGCTTTGTATTTTTGACTTGTGTGTGTATCTatgtacatttttttctctgaGATCACACATGTACTTTTTGTTAGGGGAGACCGGTGTATGTGCTCCTCCCCCATTGAAATTGAAATTGTTGGGCCATGGTTTTCTGAAGGATATATTTGGTGCATTGGTCCTGTTACATGTGGCCCATGAGGAGAAGCTAGGCCTTAGCCCAACAAGAAAGCCAGCTCTATTTTAGACTAGCTTTATTCCTTGCCTCCCCGGGACGCGTTTCCTTCAATCCTTCGTGAACTGCAAAAGAAACCGAGCCAGCCAGAGCCCTCTCGTCAACGACTTCGTCGCGCCCGAGGCCAAGCGCGCCCCCAAAAAATTCCACGTTATGGCGGCGAAGACgtcgaggtgggcggcgtCCGTCGTGGCCGCGGTCGTCCTTctcgcggccgcggcgtcTTCCGCGGAAGCCAGGGGCGACGGCAACGGCGTGTACGAGCCGTGCGCGGACGCGACGGTGCAGCGCGGCGACGGGTTCACCTTCGGGGTGGCCTTCTCGTCGCGCGactccttcttctccggcgacgtgcAGCTCTCCCCCTGCGACAGCCGCCTCAACCTGCAGTCCCGCGCCCCCCTCGCGCTCTTCCGCCCCATGGTCGACGAGATTTCGCTCCTCACCATCAACGCCTCCGGCGGCACCGCCTTCGACCCGGTAATACTAAGGCCAACCCCCTTGCCGAACCTTACTCCTCCCGAAACCTCCCGGATTTCGCGTTTGATTGGAACTCTTGTGTGAGATGGCG
This is a stretch of genomic DNA from Brachypodium distachyon strain Bd21 chromosome 1, Brachypodium_distachyon_v3.0, whole genome shotgun sequence. It encodes these proteins:
- the LOC100828023 gene encoding uncharacterized protein LOC100828023 isoform X3; translation: MRWLKSLVGLRKVERQQRREADGDVEQKKGDVYQFQWQDQHFQDNGSLVIPEEFPDGNGPSEGDCDAPSCSGPGFSSLSMPLPQTEEELKEIWAATIIQTVFRAFLARRARRALKGLVRLQALVRGHIVRKQAAITLRCMQALVRVQARVRARRVRVALENQSDQQDNVEEQADDAHVREIEDGWCDSIGSVEDIQAKLLKRQEAAAKRERAMAYALSHQWQAGSRQHAAITSYELDKNSWGWNWLERWMAVRPWESRFLGTYAADGIAIDTGAQHSEGIATKAPYKKPVKKLASTLHPNMLNQKARQSNSEGGSSCNQSGGSASVKSKLKLLPRDVSDEIPSGPSGLGVRCISNPKERTRHLDFKGNKRFSLPVTGVEAGTRLTNKPAASAGGYMVAFAGRKYAARSPPVFVSNSSYTVTGFTLVLEFQKGILQNFFWKTDGCSSCSGQSDFACVDQSCAIKTSSCKGNGAGQVDCSPGIQLAFSGTDKHEEVLNSWYEVSKLRQYSLFGLFSNLKNSLTNQFSQFF
- the LOC100828023 gene encoding uncharacterized protein LOC100828023 isoform X1; protein product: MRWLKSLVGLRKVERQQRREADGDVEQKKGDVYQFQWQDQHFQDNGSLVIPEEFPDGNGPSEGDCDAPSCSGPGFSSLSMPLPQTEEELKEIWAATIIQTVFRAFLARRARRALKGLVRLQALVRGHIVRKQAAITLRCMQALVRVQARVRARRVRVALENQSDQQDNVEEQADDAHVREIEDGWCDSIGSVEDIQAKLLKRQEAAAKRERAMAYALSHQWQAGSRQHAAITSYELDKNSWGWNWLERWMAVRPWESRFLGTYAADGIAIDTGAQHSEGIATKAPYKKPVKKLASTLHPNMLNQKARQSNSEGGSSCNQSGGSASVKSKLKLLPRDVSDEIPSGPSGLGVRCISNPKERTRHLDFKGNKRFSLPVTGVEAGTRLTNKPAVNRSLKATKDHASSVHRLPKTVELQT